A single genomic interval of Prunus dulcis chromosome 5, ALMONDv2, whole genome shotgun sequence harbors:
- the LOC117628036 gene encoding uncharacterized protein LOC117628036 gives MSSSSPSSSSPHRSRGGVDNGTSSKGKGEDRPRFFDSKAKSNCWAKADVVPGRHPERWRKDAAGNVVCKRFCNCQGCLCFEYDHIIPFSKGGESTEDNCQILQTRVNRFKSDKDQIDKTQLKGYSCDVKFTDKELDIIEMAVYGDVIRPGNQCRCRTVAEMLGQYKSKDKTAACKLP, from the exons atgagttcttcttcaccttcttcttcttcgccTCACCGTTCTCGTGGTGGTGTTGATAATGGTACCAGTAGCAAGGGCAAGGGTGAAGATAGACCACGCTTCTTCGATTCAAAAGCAAAGAGCAATTGCTGGGCAAAGGCTGATGTAGTGCCAGGTCGACACCCTGAGAGGTGGCGCAAAGACGCTGCCGGTAACGTTGTCTGTAAGCGCTTCTGCAACTGCCAGGGCTGCCTCTGCTTCGAGTACGATCACATAATTCCCTTCTCCAAAG GTGGTGAATCCACAGAAGACAATTGTCAGATTCTTCAAACAAGAGTGAACAGATTCAAATCAGACAAAGACCAGATTGACAAGACTCAATTGAAAGGTTACTCTTGTGATGTCAAGTTTACAG ATAAGGAGCTTGACATAATTGAAATGGCCGTGTACGGTGATGTGATTCGGCCAGGAAACCAGTGCCGATGCAGAACTGTAGCCGAGATGCTTGGCCAGTACAAGTCAAAAGACAAAACGGCTGCTTGCAAGTTACCGTAG
- the LOC117628320 gene encoding uncharacterized protein At5g01610-like — translation MEKALTKVGSFWMSKKAKEEISNITEDLSSLSNTVEEKAKWIFNKLKGKPQKPLPDLLREYYLPPGLFPRNITCYEFDESKGKLIVYLPSPCEVSFKDSSVVRYNIRIKGTLSRGKLSGIEGMKTKVLVWVKVTSVSVEGYKSDKVWFTAGVKKSRPKDAYEMPRDAIKVEDF, via the exons ATGGAGAAAGCTCTGACGAAAGTTGGGAGCTTTTGGATGTCCAAGAAGGCCAAGGAAGAGATCTCCAACATCACTGAAGATCTCTCT TCACTCTCAAACACAGTTGAGGAGAAGGCGAAATGGATATTCAACAAGCTGAAAG GCAAGCCACAAAAACCGTTGCCTGATCTTCTCCGAGAGTACTACCTTCCTCCGGGCCTGTTTCCCCGGAACATAACATGTTATGAATTTGATGAATCAAAGGGCAAGCTCATTGTCTACTTGCCCTCTCCCTGTGAGGTGAGTTTCAAGGACTCATCTGTTGTGAGGTACAACATTCGCATCAAAGGAACATTGTCAAGGGGAAAGCTTAGTGGAATAGAAGGAATGAAGACAAAGGTTCTGGTTTGGGTTAAAGTCACAAGTGTTAGCGTCGAGGGCTATAAGTCTGACAAAGTGTGGTTCACTGCCGGAGTGAAGAAATCAAGGCCCAAAGATGCCTATGAAATGCCTCGAGATGCCATTAAAGTTGAAGACTTTTAA